Part of the Zonotrichia albicollis isolate bZonAlb1 chromosome 2, bZonAlb1.hap1, whole genome shotgun sequence genome, CAAACCACTGCACTGCATCACAGAGAAACCTTTCTGTTCAAAGCTCAGTTAAGACAGACATTTCTTTTAAGAAATCACCATAATTAAAAACACATTGTGAAGACCAAGTTTCTCCTCCTGCTAATATTGATTAAAAAATACCAATGCAGACTCTGCATTTCTTCATAAAACATGCTACTTAACCAAGTCAGACTTGTCATTCTATACACATCAATAAACTTTCACACTTCAGTTCTATATCAATGTGTTTATTAAAATTCAAAGTAGAAAATTCTGGTTCCCTTCAAgtggaattaaaaaataaaacatcttATATTCATCTTTACTCAAATTGCTATTATAAAAAAGGGTATACTAACTTTATCCTAATCTTGTAGTTAGAGaaaatcagtattttattttaagccTCCTTTGCCATTCCAGGACATTTAGATCTATGTAACAATAGAAACACTGCTGCGGTACACTGTGTCACATTACCTCAGAAACATCTCAAAGTGTTTTACTAAAGCCTTCAGGTTTTTGTCAGGAAAGCACATCTTCCCCAGTATTTCTGGTAGTTTTACTgtgaataaaagaaataatgttTATACCTCTTCTTGTAAATGCAACTTCAAATTACTTTTATCCACTACATAGAAAAGAATATAACAATTTCTTCTTACCACAGAccccacttttccctgcaagctACTTTTGATCTTTCAAATCCTTAATAAACAGAAACATGCTGAGAAGGTGAATGATGCTGGGTTTAATGATGTTTGACAGTGTACTGGAAGTAACACTGCTTTGCCTTTCTTAAATGAAGGCATACAGAGCCAATAAAAGATAACCAAATCTATGGATAGCCTAAAGTTCCAAACAGATTAAAATGTACATTCCtccaagaataaaaataaatttaataaagcaaacagaaaaatcacaCAGATAACAGGACtggagaaaaaatataaagcaaCTTTGATTGAGCAGAGAATTTTGCATTAGTTTACCAAACATCCTCAGCAAATGTTGAGATCCATAGATATATGAAGGAGGTGGTGGTTGATCACTTGGTGGATAATTCTCTGGCATCAATTTCCAGGACAAAACCTATAGATAGAATATGAAAATACTGGTTATGAAAATTTTATAACATCGTAAATAATTTAGAATGTACAGAACTTCAAATTCAAAGATGAAATAAGTAATACCAACAAAATCTTTTCTTACATAGCCTTACTCTGAGGTCCACAAAACATTTAATCATTACATCTAGGACAGAAACATCAAAATGTTACCTCATTCAATTCGTTGTTTCTTCTACCTTCAAAGCCAGTAAACACCGTGCTCCCTTCTTTGCTAGGAGTCAAAGTTATAGGTGAAGATGACCCGCTATGGACAGGGGTTTCTtcaaaatgaaaggaaaaacaaaacaaaagaaaaaagaaaaattttattaCTTGTAAACTACTACCTGGAACTATAAGCCATTAAATGCATCTAAGGCCTGCTGCTAAAATGTTTGAAGTCTTAAAACACTGAAATTCAATAAAGGTTATCCTAAAATAGACTCTCAGAAAAGCAGCTCATTGCATTCTGTGGAAAAATATCCCAAAGTACTGACAATATTGCCTTGTATTTCTCTCTTCGGTAATGAGGCCTCAGAGTTAAAGAACTGATACAAGAAGTTAACGACTtccatttctttctctgagTTTACAGCCCATGCAGGactaaaagaacagaatttCATGCTTTGTTTAGGCCCACAATGTAAGAAGAAAAGCCTACTTTTTTCCAGGTGCAGGAAGAGCTTTGGCATGGAGGCGGGGGTGTCGAGGTGCCGCCGTTTGGGCTGCGGGGACGCGCTGCTCTCCGACAGCCTGTCACAGTTGGAGCTGTGGCGCGTCGAACGCCTCAGAGACTGCAGGATCTCGGGCTCAGCTTTCCTCCTCTTCGGCGTGGCTGGCTCCCCTGTGGTGGGCTGGCTGTCAGTCGACTGAGGTGTGGGTGGATTCAGCAGAGGAGGGCTTGGGGAAAGTTCCTCCTGATTTCTAGGTAATTAGGGCAGGTTTACAGAATTGAGATGGTCAGGGCTCTAGCAACAAAAGAAATTCTTCTAGTTTCACAGATCTTATTTGTAgctatgatattttctgaaaaatcctttctttaggatttttcctcctgagaagctgagaggcctcaagaacaaaatgtaaacaatggttatctgctgctgtggaatgcaacaggtgcatctgtgattggtctcatgtggttgtttctaattaatggccaatcacagtcagctggctcagactctgtctgagacacaagcctttgtttttcattccttctttttctattcttagctagccttctgataaaatcctttcttctattcttttagtatagttttaatataatatataccataaaataagctttctgaaacatggagtcagatccttgtctctttcCTCAccccaagacccctgtgaacactgtcacacttaTTGAACACTTTTATTCAGGGAAAACAGTCTCCTTCCAATAACTATTAAAGTGAGGAGTTCTTCCACTGAAATCTATTCTCCAGAAGTATACTTATCTTCAAATTAGTTAAGAACCAAGGATACcacattctcctaccttttgaGATAAGGCATATTAAACTTCTTATATCTAACCTACCTGTTGGTATTTGTTGAGTTTTCTTTGATGGGAAGAAAGAATTTTGATGAAGTCACCTTCTTAAATTGAGCTTGTTCATAAGGATAGAGCAAAATTAAGGGAAGTGTGAAGTCAAAGGTTATTCTCAGCCCATCCACCATCTCTTTACATAGCTCGACactagaggggaaaaaaattatgaatttCAAAGTTGCATGACACTATTTTTCAGCATAGTTGCACAAAAATTGCTCAATAATACAGTCGATTAACATCATAAATACAATATGGTGATTCAATCACTAAGTAATGATAACTGATTAAAAACACACTTAAAAAGAAGGTGATTGCTCTTGTTAACTTCAGAAATACAAGTTCTTTTAAAAGGTCTGCTTCACAACCTCAAACAAAATCACAGAACTATTATATTACACTATTCACTAAACTAATAAAATCTACTGTGGAATATATAAAGTTCGTTAGATGTTTTTCAGGTAAACATTCTTTTGGTTTTCCAAGTTCACTATGCTGAAAAAGAGGCACCTGTGCACCAGAACAAGTAAGTACTCAATAGACTGAATCTCTGTCTAAAAGGCATAAGCAGAATTTGACCTATAGCTGCTAAGCTGCAGTTGAGCTGTGCTTAAGAGTTATCCAGTGAACCAACAAAACCAGATACATTTGCATGGGAGAGCAGTTTCCAATGGTCTGTTCTCCTAATTAGAGCACTACATTTGGAGGCTACCAGGAATTTCAGTTTCAGGTCTGTGTGGAAGACTTACAAGGTTAGGTGGTGACTATACAAGCTATTACAAGAACCAAAAACACAAAGTGCAGCACACCTTCAATACCTCTCACCTTTGTGAAGGTATTCCCCTCTCACGTTTCAAGTGCACATATGTGTATGGTTAACAATTTGATTCTCCCAAAATGATCCATGTTAGAAATTCCAAACCTCCAATATTTCATACCACCTACTAAAACTGATACACATGAATTGGGCCAGGGGACCATCATGTGCAGAAATTTTATAAATCCAAGGTCAATAACCTTTAGTGTTAGAGCACTAAGGGAAAAACAATGAAGATGTCAGCTGAATTTCTCCCACTTAATGATCAGTGAAACTATACCTTTATTTTACTAAAACATTGTTTTTATTGAGGAAGTTACTTAAACATAAACCTGTAAAAATCATAATGTGTGTAAAACCTTCTGTTtatatttctgatattttatcTAACCTTTTGTTTGGGAGATTATACtacaaagaaggaaaagcatCAATCTGTCAAAGAATGAATGACACCAACATAAAACAAGAAACTCAGGCTAAAATACTTCAAGGAATAGCATAAATACACACCATTGAAATAGAACACTAACACAAGTCAGGATTTCTTGTTGATAAAAATAACAAGATTTCACCCCATTGTACTTAGATAGAAGCAGTCTTATCTAATATCAAAAATCTTTaacataagagaaaaaaatccccaaaacaataaaaaaccacTACACTGCAAAGATGTATGGTCAATGCATTTTGTAACATGGTAGAAGAACAGACAGCTCAGCTGAGAAAACAGACTAAAACATGAATTTCAACAAATCAGGATTTTTGTTACCACATCCCTACATACTGACTCTAAGATTTAAGATCATATATCCActtaaaacaaaccaacaactTGCACTTGGAGATCTTCATAAGTGTTTGTATTaaatttttatcctttttaaaACATGAACCTGTTCAAGTTTATCTAAGTAGGCTATTCTTATATCAGATATGAAATTCTCCACATTGACAATAGCAACACATTCTTCAAAACAGATCTCAATATTTAGAATATAAGAATTTACAAGATAAAAGAGAATATTGATATTTTTGCATAATGTCTTTTCAGAGTACAGGGACTCTCTCACTGGTAAACAAGTAATCAGTGTTACTCTGCTATAGTTATCTGTCAAATACTTTGAGCCCTGTAAATAGATACACATTATGGTATAAGCTCACAGAAGTGAACAGCCATAAAAGACAACACAGAATGCAAGTTCATTCTCCTTGTAACAACAACAGTGGACTAAAGATTACTCACTTCTTCTCTGGTGGCACATAATGAAGATTCATATTAGCATGTGGAGTCATCTGATGGTGCCGAGACCTTTCATTGGCTGAAAAAGCAGCATTAATTGCAAAGTGTTTTACATATGACTCCAAGATGGTTATTATATTTGTCTGGCAAGGAAGCTTCACTagctgaaaaagaaacaaaaaagaatgTCTTCTAAAAACAGTAACTTATAATGTACCAACTAATTTAGTAAATATCTAGTGCATAAAGCAAATTCAGGACTGTGTAATTTCAACCCTTAAACTGAATTTTTTATCAATAtcaggagaaagaagaaacatGGTCAGATTAAGAAGCCTGATGCATTTCCAGCTTTCAAAACCAATCTGCATTCTAAAGTACCATGAGGAACCACAACAGTACACTGCTGAATATGACAAGCCACTGTTATAGCTATAGAGAATGCTACTCCCTACACTCTTTGTATTCTTCCTTGCCCTGAGCTCAAATGAAGCTAAAAAGGTGAAGTTAAAAACTCCAGTTGTATAAACAAAAACTACCTCACACCCTTATGCACATTAGAACCCCAACTTTTATTTTATACCCTTTTTCTTCTATTAATATAGTAGCAGTCTTCCTCAAGCTTCTTTTTCAAGACTTCAGGAATTTCTATGCTTATTGCTCTTTCTTCCATGTCCCTTTTTGTATGAGTGTCTTGTTCTTCTTTCTACAACAGATCAGTGAAAGAAAACAATATATTGGTTGTGAAACAATAACTCCAATAGTAAGGATACAAGTGGATAATAGGCTTAAACTATTTAACAATACTGCTCTTGAAAGTATCTGcaaattcatttttaaattttttttttaatttaatgttcTCTTAAgtatttaactttttaaaaagcaaacaaatttgTTAGGTGTTGCTGTTGCAGATCAACCACACTGTAGTTGTTAAAGTCTACACATCTTCAGATCAACTGTTTACtgtggaaaaataaatgttttttttttttcttgaaaacagAACAGTCCTCTCTACATTTTAACTTAAGACCAGGGTTGACATGCCTGTCTCACAGTAAAATACATGACAAACATCCTGCTGCTATCAGTTTGTTCAACCTGCATAGACAAGCAAATTTTTACGGCACCCACAAAAGTGGAAAATCTAGTCTGCTACATTTTCTCCACATGAGTCTTTTGTGTAGAatgagaggggggaaaaaagtgtatttttagCAGTATATCATACAGTTCTATAAGAAATTGACATTGTACAATTTTCAAAATCACAATCACAGTAAACACCAGGAATAAGAAAATTATGCTTTTAATTCCAGCTAAATAACCAGTTGTGGCCTATATTTTATCTACTTCAATTTTCCCAGAGTTTCAAGTGCAGATGATAATAAATACTAAATACTATTAATACTAATACTTAATACTAATAAATACTATTAACTTAAGGAACAcacaaaaataccatttctgtCCTCTCATCTATGTCACTTTCTTCACTCTTTATTTCTTCATCTGTTCCTTCATCACTGTCATCAGAAGAAGAACTACTTATAGCTGCATAAAAGAGATTTCACATATTCATTATTACATTACAGAGGTTATGACCAGTCAGTTTGAGGCCtcaatgcaaaaaaacccaaaaaccaaaaaacccaacccactAAAAAACCACAATTATCTTGTTATATTTAATGAGGATGAGTAATTCTAATTGAATTAAACATGCATTATTTACAGCCCActacaaatattttaaacatgTGAGTTATTAGGAAGTATTCTTGCCTCCTCTCTAACTGAAAAACATTCACTTTTAAAAGCTCCCTACATTCCTGAGCACCCACATTTTCATTGGACTTTATTTCTCCACAGAGGATTAACATATTAATCACTCAATCAAAAGTCATGAATCTGTGCAGCAGCAGTTCCCAGAACATCAGTTAAGTGCCAGCCAATGTTCCTGCTGGCTTTCTAGTCACAAAGGAAAATGCAGGAAATTAAAAATCTGGCTTGAAAGTGAAATCAGACAGTCAGCTGACAAGAAACAGACCTTTGTGTGAGGTagactggggaaaaaatgatcTTATTGCCCTCAAAAATACACAAACACTAGCAGGGAAATGTTGTGTTTCCGAACATCAAACGAAGAAATCTGAAGGGTTCTCACACCTATTAAaactacaataaagaaaacagcATTGAGCTCTGAAATCACTGATTAAAGCAGTTGAATAGAAGAGATGCAAGGAGATGCCTCTGGACTACAAGAAGAAAACAGATATTCCAACTTAACAGATGCTTAGCATGAAACATAGTTCCCACTCTTCATATGACTGCCTTTGAGTATTTCAGATAGGAAGGACCAGGATACTCCCATGGCAACTGACACCATGCACTTATCCCCAAGGTCAAGGCATCCCACCAGTCaccaaagcaggaaaacaaactcaCAGTTTTCACTACTCTCATCATTTTCTTCAGCAGGAAGGCTTTTTAACACAGAGTCAACACCAGGCAACCTGCAGCGtctcttctttcttccctttcttctccTACAGAATGTAAAATGGTTCACTGACATCTGGGTAATATTATTTCATTTCTTTATCCTAACTAATTTGATTATGTGCAAATGCACAGGAAACCTATGTTTGAGttattttcattaattaaaCCTGAAATTATTTGGACAATGCTTATTTGAGAGTGGATACCCCAATGTCTGTACATTACCTCACATTCATGTTCTCAAGCACATCCTCTAGCCATGGCTAACCAATATTAGATTATTGCCTTTGGCCCAAAAATACTTCATGTTTTCCTGAAGTATTTTGCAAGTATATTTCTCTGGGAAGATGCAGATCCAACACACAGGCATTTCACAGCAATAGTTAAGAATAACACAGCTATTGAGTTGTTAGTCTTTTAGAGTGTTAGTAACAATCCACATGTCTCTAGCTTAGAGAAGCTCTCTAGAATGCACTGACTGCATTATGCATCTATCTACCACCTACAGCATGAGCTCACATCCAGGTGTCTACAACTGAGCTTGGCATCTGTCTGAATCTGAAAGTGAATCTCATTTCTTTTGAGGCCAAAAGTATTCCTTACATGCGAGCCACAGCCTTCCGTGCCAATTTACGCTGTAATCTGCGGTTTTCGTCTGTATCCCGAAGAACATGATCTTCAGCTGCCCATCTATCCCAGCTAAGGACAGGtcaaaagaaagtaaaaaattaCTATGAATATATGCCACTCATGATTGCCAATAAATTAATACACTTTAAATCTACAAGGGACTTGTTTAATGCCATTCAGAAGCAACCCCTGCATCACAAGGTTTGCACTCTTCTCTGCTGACATGGCTTCAGCTCTCACGTTGCCATCTAAAATCTGTTCAAGCCTTGACTTAATCCAAAACAGCATTTCTAGCACTGACACATACTATCAATCACAGTCAAGACACTGCACTCATGTACTGATAATCAAACAATCCAGGGCTAGATTTAACAAAGCATAAAACTTTCATTAATGGAAACTTAGGTGCCATAAGTATATAGCACAGGTAGATATCCCATAAGGTTTAAACTCACATCTATCAAACCGAGTAACTGAAATTTATGGATACAGACAAATGTCAACATGAGCAAGTATATTAAAGGCATTCACAAAAACAAAATACTCCAGCAGACAATAGTAGTTTGATATTCTATGCAAAGCCTATCTTTGCAGaataaaacagaagaaatgGAAGAACTGAAACCACACCACTGAAACCAAGGCGCTTACCTTCTGTTCCAGCCGTTAAAATGGATCAGATATTCTGGAATCTTTCTGCCTTTCTCATCTTTTCCAACAACAATATCAACAATCTGAAACAAATATTGAAGGGTACATATTAAAAAGCTTGAGAGAAAGTAAATCATCAGGTATTTAGAAAGtttatgcaaaaagaaaaaaaagaaaattaaacagaCTTGATATGCTGCCAGTTAATATTGACATGAACAGGATTATACTAAATAATCAGAAAACTTAGCTTTCTTGTTGACTACTCCTAACATTGCAGACTACTCACTATCTTGGTTCTATCCTCAAAAGTCCCATGCTTTCAAGACAGACAAAGGGAAACATCAAACAGTGCAGTAGCACAGTGTGGATATGCAGATTTGGGCTACTTACACTTTCTCTTCTGTGCTGTCTGCTCAAGCGCCCTAAGCAGGAAACACAGTTTTCTGTACATAAACCATAGACATACTGCTCTGCTGAACACCACAGACTCTCAGCCACAAAACATTAAGAGGCTTTGGGAATATCTCAACCCttgttttcttccatttttacaAATGTGCAATGGCCAGTCTGAAAGGGCCTCCACCTCAGAAGAAAAAGATATGGTGTCTATACTTGAGTAGCTTTCAATACAGATCATTATCAGTACTTAGGCTACTAGTGATGTTTCAATTTGGGTGTCCAGAATTTAAGAACTATTGATGGATTCAGACAGTATGCTGTTTACAGTACTTGACAGTAAAGAAGAACAGGTACAATGCATTCTTGTACTCAGGTTATAGGTTTATAGGGATAGCAACTACAGCTACCAGGTTGTTAGAACATTGGAATAAATATACCAACAGAAGGGCAGTCCAAAATATTACAGGATGGTGGCATTCCTAAACAAAAATGTTTGAGAAACACGGATAAGCACACTCACAAACCTGCAGCAAAAAGTACTAATTTCATCAAGAATCCAGCTACAACACTTCCTTTTTTATCCCTCTCTGTAACAAAAAAACATCCAGAATTCTGTTTCTAAGTCGGACACAGACGATTCAGGATTGAAAAATAATCTTGTGTACCACTGATACCTTAAACCAGCACTATTTACATAAAGCTCTATCATTACTCTCACTACCCTTACGGTTAGGCCCTAACTGAGGCAGTCACCTCTTACTGCAACACCTACGGCCCACCGAGCACTGCTCACTCTCCTATTTCCGCATATTCTCCTTCACCAGCGCTACCACTTATACCTTTCTGAAACGCAGAGGGGCGGGCAGTAAGCGTGGGAAAGCGTGACAGGAAATAGATCCAGCTACACTACAAAACTGCAGGGGTGGCAGCAAGACTTCAGAATTACTTTGCAGGTGTTCAGCCGGGAGCGGCCGGCGGGAAGCGCGGCCTGCGGCACTCCCAGGGCGGCTCGGGGCCCCGCTGTCTACCTGCCGCGGCGGGCAGGCCCCATCGCCTCTGCTCCCGGCGCGGCCAAGGCC contains:
- the MSL3 gene encoding MSL complex subunit 3 isoform X1 → MTSRGMKFKFHRGERVLCFEPDPTKAKVLYDAKIVDIVVGKDEKGRKIPEYLIHFNGWNRSWDRWAAEDHVLRDTDENRRLQRKLARKAVARMRRKGRKKRRCRLPGVDSVLKSLPAEENDESSENSISSSSSDDSDEGTDEEIKSEESDIDERTEMKEEQDTHTKRDMEERAISIEIPEVLKKKLEEDCYYINRRKRLVKLPCQTNIITILESYVKHFAINAAFSANERSRHHQMTPHANMNLHYVPPEKNVELCKEMVDGLRITFDFTLPLILLYPYEQAQFKKVTSSKFFLPIKENSTNTNRNQEELSPSPPLLNPPTPQSTDSQPTTGEPATPKRRKAEPEILQSLRRSTRHSSNCDRLSESSASPQPKRRHLDTPASMPKLFLHLEKKTPVHSGSSSPITLTPSKEGSTVFTGFEGRRNNELNEVLSWKLMPENYPPSDQPPPPSYIYGSQHLLRMFVKLPEILGKMCFPDKNLKALVKHFEMFLRFLAEYHDDFFPESAYVAACEAYYSTKNPRAIY
- the MSL3 gene encoding MSL complex subunit 3 isoform X2, whose translation is MRRKGRKKRRCRLPGVDSVLKSLPAEENDESSENSISSSSSDDSDEGTDEEIKSEESDIDERTEMKEEQDTHTKRDMEERAISIEIPEVLKKKLEEDCYYINRRKRLVKLPCQTNIITILESYVKHFAINAAFSANERSRHHQMTPHANMNLHYVPPEKNVELCKEMVDGLRITFDFTLPLILLYPYEQAQFKKVTSSKFFLPIKENSTNTNRNQEELSPSPPLLNPPTPQSTDSQPTTGEPATPKRRKAEPEILQSLRRSTRHSSNCDRLSESSASPQPKRRHLDTPASMPKLFLHLEKKTPVHSGSSSPITLTPSKEGSTVFTGFEGRRNNELNEVLSWKLMPENYPPSDQPPPPSYIYGSQHLLRMFVKLPEILGKMCFPDKNLKALVKHFEMFLRFLAEYHDDFFPESAYVAACEAYYSTKNPRAIY